Part of the Streptomyces sp. NBC_01353 genome, GACGCGTCCCGCGGTGCGCCACCCCTGGGAGTGGGCGGCGCCCATGAACGCGTACCCGACCATGCCGATGCCGAGTGTCGGCGGCGTGGCCTCGCCGGCCTCGCTGTCCCTCTGTTCCATACGGATTCCTCCTCGTCGGTTGCGCGGTGGGGGCGGCCGGAGGCCGGTCAGCTGAAGCCGGTGGGCAGGTACTCGTCGACGTTCTCCTTGGTCACGACGGCCGAGTAGAGGGTGATGGAGGCCGGGATCTCCAGCTCGGCCATGCCGCCGACGCCCTTCTTCTGACCGAGGGCGCGGGCCAGGTCGATGGCGGAGGCGGCCATGGTCGGCGGGTAGAGGACGGTGGCCTTGAGGACGCTGTTGTCGGCCTTGATGGCGTCCATGGCGGACTTGGCACCGGCGCCGCCGACCATCAGGAAGTCCTTGCGGCCGGCCTGGGCGATGGCGCGCAGCGCTCCCACACCCTGGTCGTCGTCGTGGTTCCACAGGGCGTCGAACTTCGGCTGGGCCTGGAGGAGTTGGGCCATCTTGGCCTGGCCGGACTCGACGGTGAAGTCGGCGGCCTGGCGGGCCACCTTGCGGATGTTGGGGTAGTTCTTGAGGGCGTCGTCGAAGCCCTGGGTGCGCTGCTTGGTCAGCTCCAGGCTGTCCATGCCGGCGAGCTCGATGACCGTGGCGTTCGGCTTGTCCTTGAGCTGCTCGCCGATGTAGCGGCCGGCGTTGAGGCCCATGCCGTAGTTGTCGCCGCCGATCCAGCAGCGGTAGGCCTGCGGGGAGGCGAAGATGCGGTCCAGGTTGATGACGGGGATGCCGGCCTTCATCGCCTGGAGGCCGACCTGGGTGAGCGCCTTGCCGTCGGCGGGCAGGATGACCAGGACGTCGACCTTCTTGTTGATGAGGGTCTGGATCTGGCCGATCTGGATCGCGGTGTCGTTGGAGCCCTCGGTGATCTCCAGGGTGACCTCGGAGTACTTCTTCGCGCGCTCCTTGGCGTTCTGGTTGATGGCGTTGAGCCAGCCGTGGTCGGCCTGGGGGCCGGCGAAGCCGATGGTGACGGGGGTGCCGGGCTTGTCGTCGGCGGCCGGGACGTTGCTCGCGGCCGGGGCTGTGTTCCCTGCGTTCCTGGGCTCGTTGCTGGTGCAGGCGGTGAGCAGCGCTCCGGCGGAGACGGCCGCGGTGCCGAACAGCAGTCCTCTGCGGCTGGTTTCTGGCATGGCGATGGATCCCTTCGGGGGTGAGGGAGATGCGGGGGCGTTACGGGGGTAGGGGGTCAGGCCTCGCCGTGGCGGGCGGTGCGGCGCTGGACCAGGACGGCGGCGACGATGATCGCGCCCTTGGCGATCTGCTGGACATCGCTCTGCAGATTGTTGAGCGCGAAGATGTTGGTGATCGTGGTGAAGACCAGGACGCCGAGGACGGAGCCGACGATGGTGCCGCGGCCGCCGGAGAGCAGGGTTCCGCCGATGATCGCGGCGGCGATGGCGTCGAGTTCGTACAGGTTGCCGTTGGTGTTCTGGCCGGAGCCGGACAGGATGATCAGCAGGAAGGCCGCGATGCCGCAGCACAGCCCGGAGAGCAGATAGAGGTAGAGGCGCTGTCGGCGTACGTCGATGCCGGCGAGGCGGGCGGCTTCCGCGTTGCCGCCGACGGCGACCGTGCGACGGCCGAAGGTGGTCCGGTTGAGGATCAGCCAGCCCACGACGGTGACGGCCGCGAAGACGAGGACCAGCGGCGGGACACCCAGGATGTAGGCGTCGGGGATGCCGAGGTCGAGCACGGATTCGACGGTGACGATCTGGGTCCTGCCGTCGGTGATCTGGAGGGCGAGTCCGCGGGCCGAGGCGAGCATGGCGAGGGTCGCGATGAACGGCACCATTCCGCCGTACGCGATGAGCAGCCCGTTCACCAGTCCGCAGCCGAGACCGACGACGACGGCCGTGAAGAGGATCCCGGCGAAGCCGTACTCCTGGGTGGCGAGCGTCGTCGCCCAGACGGAGGCGAGGGCGACGATCGCACCGACGGAGAGGTCGATGCCGCCGCTGGTGATGACGAAGGTCATGCCGACGGTGACGACGCCGATGACGGAGGCCTGGGTGAGGACGAGTTGGAGGTTGGAGGTGGCGAGAAACTCGTCGGGCTTGGTGAAGCCGCCGACCGCGATCAGGACGGCGAGCACCCCGAGCAGGGAGAGGTTGCGGACATCGGCCTTCAGCCCGAGCGAGCGCCAACCACCCCCTTGCGCAGGCGCCTTGGTGCTCTTGGCGGTGGACAGCGTCATGACGTGGGGCTCCCTTCCATCACGAGGTCGAGTACGCGGTGTTCGTCGAGCTCACGGGCGGGTGCCGTGTGGACGACACGGCCCTCCTTGAGCACCAGGACACGGTCGGCGAGGCCCAGGACCTCGGGCACCTCGCTCGACACGAGAAGGACGGCGAGTCCGTCGTCGGCGAGGCGGCGGATGACGGCGTAGAGCTCGGCGCGGGCTCCGACGTCGACGCCCCGGGTCGGCTCGTCGAGCAGCAGGACGCGACAGCCGCGCAGCAGCCACCGTGCGAGGACGGCCTTCTGCTGGTTTCCGCCGGAGAGGGTACGGATCCGGGCGTCGGGGTTGTCGGGTCGCAGCGAGAGCTCCCGGGTGGCCGTCCGGGCGGCTTCGCGTTCGGCGTCACGGTCGATCCAGCCGGCGCGCGAGAAGCGGGCGAGCGTGGAGACCGACACATTGCGGGTGACGGACTCCAGCATCAGCAGCCCCTGGGCCTTGCGCTCCTCGGGAGCGAGGCCGAGGCCCGCGCGGACGGCGTCGCGGACGCTGCCGGGGCGCAGGGTGCGGCCGTCGACGACGACCCGTCCGGCGGTGGCCTTCCGGGCGCCGTAGATCGTCTCCAGGATCTCGGAGCGGCCCGATCCCACGAGTCCGGCGAGGCCGACGATC contains:
- a CDS encoding substrate-binding domain-containing protein, which translates into the protein MPETSRRGLLFGTAAVSAGALLTACTSNEPRNAGNTAPAASNVPAADDKPGTPVTIGFAGPQADHGWLNAINQNAKERAKKYSEVTLEITEGSNDTAIQIGQIQTLINKKVDVLVILPADGKALTQVGLQAMKAGIPVINLDRIFASPQAYRCWIGGDNYGMGLNAGRYIGEQLKDKPNATVIELAGMDSLELTKQRTQGFDDALKNYPNIRKVARQAADFTVESGQAKMAQLLQAQPKFDALWNHDDDQGVGALRAIAQAGRKDFLMVGGAGAKSAMDAIKADNSVLKATVLYPPTMAASAIDLARALGQKKGVGGMAELEIPASITLYSAVVTKENVDEYLPTGFS
- a CDS encoding ABC transporter permease, encoding MTLSTAKSTKAPAQGGGWRSLGLKADVRNLSLLGVLAVLIAVGGFTKPDEFLATSNLQLVLTQASVIGVVTVGMTFVITSGGIDLSVGAIVALASVWATTLATQEYGFAGILFTAVVVGLGCGLVNGLLIAYGGMVPFIATLAMLASARGLALQITDGRTQIVTVESVLDLGIPDAYILGVPPLVLVFAAVTVVGWLILNRTTFGRRTVAVGGNAEAARLAGIDVRRQRLYLYLLSGLCCGIAAFLLIILSGSGQNTNGNLYELDAIAAAIIGGTLLSGGRGTIVGSVLGVLVFTTITNIFALNNLQSDVQQIAKGAIIVAAVLVQRRTARHGEA